The proteins below come from a single Spirochaetota bacterium genomic window:
- a CDS encoding FAD-dependent oxidoreductase has product MEKFDILIIGGDAAGMSAASQARRINPSLTIAVLELGLHVSYAACGMPYFIADIVKNSESLIAIDIDEFRGKRKIDIRIGTEVIDVDFSEKTVTARTSEKTYTLGYNRLVIATGARPIIPPIPGIDSPSVFFLRNLSQGISIKDFIREHRPQSCIIIGGGFIGLELAETLRRLSIDVTILEKFESVAMPLSPEIRDLIWRTLEENNVTIIASTKISHIDASVTGLAVHTDRGIHEADFIIASTGIAPNTEFLKGSGLLMNDRGAIIVDEGSWTNVPEVLAAGDCSTVKSIITGNDVYFPLGTTANKQGRVAGLQAAGVQEELFRGSVGSQLVKVFDLEVGKTGLNGADAAREGIKAESALVKWRSRAGYYPGTKEILVSLTINSDTGELIGGEIAGPDGAALRTNVIATAVTARMKIDEVAYLDLGYAPPFSPVWDPVNAAAQKLLKRKPF; this is encoded by the coding sequence ATGGAAAAATTTGACATTTTAATCATTGGCGGTGACGCCGCGGGAATGAGCGCTGCGTCCCAGGCAAGGCGTATCAATCCTTCACTGACAATTGCCGTTCTGGAACTGGGCCTTCATGTTTCTTACGCGGCCTGCGGCATGCCCTATTTTATAGCCGATATAGTCAAAAATTCAGAAAGCCTTATAGCCATCGATATTGACGAATTCAGGGGAAAAAGAAAAATCGACATCCGCATAGGCACTGAAGTAATTGATGTCGATTTTTCCGAAAAAACCGTGACGGCGCGTACTTCCGAAAAGACATATACGCTGGGATACAACAGGCTCGTTATCGCCACAGGGGCCAGGCCCATTATACCCCCCATCCCCGGAATTGACAGCCCATCGGTCTTTTTTTTGAGAAATCTTTCTCAGGGAATATCGATAAAGGATTTCATAAGGGAGCATAGGCCTCAATCATGTATAATCATCGGCGGAGGATTCATCGGTCTGGAATTGGCTGAAACGTTGCGAAGGCTTTCCATTGATGTGACTATTCTTGAAAAATTTGAATCCGTTGCCATGCCTCTTTCCCCGGAGATCAGGGACCTCATCTGGCGCACCCTTGAGGAGAACAATGTCACCATTATCGCTTCGACAAAGATCAGCCATATCGATGCATCAGTTACGGGCCTGGCCGTTCATACCGACAGGGGCATCCATGAAGCTGATTTTATCATCGCATCCACCGGCATAGCTCCCAATACGGAATTCTTAAAAGGCTCCGGTTTGCTCATGAATGACCGGGGCGCCATCATAGTTGATGAGGGATCATGGACCAATGTACCCGAGGTGTTGGCGGCCGGTGACTGCTCAACGGTAAAAAGCATAATAACCGGCAACGATGTGTATTTTCCCCTGGGGACCACCGCCAACAAGCAGGGGCGCGTCGCCGGACTCCAGGCCGCAGGCGTCCAGGAAGAGCTGTTTCGGGGCTCCGTGGGGTCCCAGCTCGTCAAGGTCTTTGATCTCGAGGTGGGAAAAACCGGCCTGAACGGCGCCGACGCTGCCCGCGAGGGTATAAAGGCCGAATCGGCCCTGGTCAAATGGCGATCGCGGGCCGGTTATTATCCCGGGACGAAGGAAATCCTGGTCTCATTGACCATCAACTCCGACACCGGCGAATTGATCGGTGGGGAAATAGCCGGTCCCGACGGCGCCGCACTCCGTACCAATGTGATCGCAACTGCGGTCACGGCCAGGATGAAGATCGACGAGGTCGCCTACCTTGACCTCGGATACGCCCCGCCCTTTTCCCCGGTCTGGGACCCGGTCAACGCGGCGGCGCAGAAGCTTCTGAAGCGCAAGCCCTTCTAA
- a CDS encoding prolyl oligopeptidase family serine peptidase has protein sequence MNRYKDTIIAAAMVSAMLMMPVPQHADPGNPARKTVVAGSINRSYLVYRPAGIPAGGKPLPLVIVLHGANASGTVMSDYSGFNELAEKNNFMVLYPDSLGLLWNDGRVDMDSVSFRSGVDDVQFIFQVVDAMVADSQVDPARVYVAGFSNGGMMALRIGIAVPEKVAAVACISGLLPKHLSLVRPGKEVPLLMMHGTEDRIVPWSGGILMNGNRKHGEVLSVLDTLSFWARKNGCSAQVSVKILPDRDTRDGTVGFLINYACAGQGNEVSLISIQGGGHTWPGVVKSSPDSIDGKTSNDFSATKYIWDFFSRHQRH, from the coding sequence ATGAATCGATACAAAGATACTATAATCGCAGCGGCCATGGTGTCGGCGATGTTGATGATGCCCGTGCCGCAGCACGCCGACCCGGGCAATCCGGCCAGGAAAACGGTCGTCGCCGGTTCTATCAACAGGAGCTATCTGGTCTATCGGCCAGCCGGCATTCCCGCAGGCGGCAAGCCGCTTCCCCTCGTGATAGTGCTCCACGGCGCCAATGCCAGCGGCACGGTCATGAGCGATTATTCCGGTTTCAATGAGCTTGCTGAAAAGAACAATTTCATGGTTCTCTATCCCGATTCCCTTGGTCTTTTGTGGAACGATGGGCGCGTGGATATGGATTCCGTTTCCTTCAGAAGCGGCGTGGACGACGTCCAGTTCATTTTCCAGGTGGTGGACGCGATGGTTGCCGATTCCCAGGTCGATCCTGCCCGCGTATACGTTGCGGGTTTTTCCAATGGGGGCATGATGGCCTTACGGATCGGCATAGCTGTCCCGGAGAAGGTGGCGGCAGTGGCCTGTATCTCCGGGCTTTTGCCGAAGCATCTGTCTCTGGTGAGACCGGGAAAAGAAGTGCCTCTTCTCATGATGCACGGCACCGAAGACAGGATCGTTCCCTGGAGCGGCGGCATCCTCATGAATGGCAATAGAAAGCACGGTGAAGTGCTCTCAGTCCTTGACACGTTATCATTCTGGGCCAGGAAAAACGGCTGCTCCGCGCAGGTATCGGTTAAGATACTTCCTGACCGGGATACCAGGGACGGTACGGTGGGCTTCCTGATAAATTATGCCTGCGCAGGACAGGGTAACGAGGTCTCGCTCATTTCCATACAGGGAGGGGGCCATACGTGGCCAGGAGTCGTAAAATCGTCGCCGGACTCCATTGACGGAAAGACCAGCAATGATTTCAGCGCCACGAAGTACATCTGGGATTTCTTCTCCCGGCACCAGAGGCATTGA
- a CDS encoding alpha/beta hydrolase: MKDIRPEVITLQIGDTDMQYLQYPGDGPPLVMLHATGFLPWLWHPIARELSSKYRVIAPYFCDHRTSAPEEGGLSWAVLAKDLSELCRSLSLKRPYLVGHSMGATVVTIAHTTEGLDAEKIALIEPIFLPQFIYKSGLTVEQHPLASKSIKRRNAWDDETEAKNYLHSKKMFEKWDEEMMDLYIQYGMVGGEHGGLVLACHPRHEASLFMGSVHFDPWPVLGTIRCPVLVIEGEVSENRNFINLPDIAGKIPRGQYRLVREAGHLVPQERPAEVTAILAEFFGSQ, encoded by the coding sequence ATGAAGGATATCCGGCCCGAAGTCATCACTCTGCAGATCGGCGATACCGATATGCAGTATCTCCAGTATCCAGGAGATGGCCCACCCCTCGTAATGCTCCACGCCACCGGCTTTTTGCCCTGGCTCTGGCACCCCATAGCGCGTGAGCTTTCATCGAAATACCGGGTAATCGCGCCATATTTCTGCGATCATCGGACAAGCGCCCCGGAAGAGGGCGGATTGAGCTGGGCTGTCCTGGCCAAAGACCTCTCGGAGCTATGCCGGTCCCTCTCTCTCAAGCGGCCCTACCTCGTCGGTCACAGCATGGGCGCCACCGTCGTCACCATCGCCCACACTACAGAAGGGCTCGACGCTGAAAAAATTGCGCTCATAGAGCCGATATTCCTGCCGCAGTTCATTTACAAATCAGGACTCACCGTGGAACAGCATCCGCTGGCATCGAAGTCAATCAAGCGTCGCAACGCGTGGGATGATGAAACGGAGGCCAAGAACTATCTGCACTCCAAAAAGATGTTCGAAAAATGGGACGAGGAAATGATGGACCTGTACATCCAATACGGCATGGTCGGCGGAGAGCACGGCGGCCTGGTGCTGGCCTGCCACCCCCGCCATGAAGCCTCGCTTTTCATGGGAAGCGTCCATTTCGATCCGTGGCCGGTTCTCGGCACCATACGGTGCCCCGTCCTGGTTATAGAAGGAGAGGTCAGCGAAAACAGGAACTTTATCAATCTTCCCGATATAGCAGGCAAAATCCCCCGGGGGCAATACCGGCTCGTCAGGGAAGCCGGGCACCTGGTACCCCAGGAACGACCGGCCGAAGTGACGGCAATACTTGCCGAGTTTTTCGGATCGCAGTGA
- a CDS encoding pyridoxamine 5'-phosphate oxidase family protein: protein MDLKNYFETTTGLSILATADSDGNVDLAVYSRPHVLDGETVAFIMADRLSHRNVQSNPKAAFLFKEDGGGYKGIRLYIEKIGEEKNSPLIDEMRKKKHGTDTAGEEKDRFLVRFRVTSTRPLTGDR, encoded by the coding sequence ATGGACCTGAAAAACTATTTTGAAACAACCACCGGCCTTAGCATCCTGGCCACGGCGGACTCAGACGGCAATGTAGACCTGGCGGTGTACTCCCGTCCCCATGTCCTGGACGGCGAAACTGTCGCCTTCATCATGGCCGACCGATTGAGCCACCGCAATGTCCAGAGCAATCCGAAAGCTGCCTTCCTGTTCAAGGAAGACGGCGGAGGGTACAAGGGCATCAGGCTCTATATCGAAAAAATCGGCGAAGAAAAGAACAGCCCCCTAATCGATGAGATGCGGAAAAAAAAGCATGGCACCGATACTGCCGGCGAGGAAAAGGACCGGTTCCTTGTGCGTTTCAGGGTCACATCGACCCGTCCCCTTACAGGGGACCGTTGA
- a CDS encoding NAD-dependent epimerase/dehydratase family protein: MDVAITGSTGHVGAGLVRAVLDQKRSVRVLVRKDLRGINGLDVETIDGDVLDLDSLMKLTKGVSTVFHAAAKISIVGSEGGAVEKINVGGVRNIVEACLRNKVKRLIHFSSIHAYSSDPYDEEINETRALALGQEQFPYDRSKAMGQLEALKSVDRGLHTVVINPTAVLGPFDFKPSRMGEVLLDIYHCKYPALIDGGYNWVDSRDVIACALAAEKKGKAGQNYLASGHWYHVCDIARIISDMYCKKTPRFATPAWMCTLPAYCVLAVAKVRNVSPKFTPIAIKTLQRHRYISHEKATRELGYRPRPIEETIRDTLDWFRSQGMLKAECR; the protein is encoded by the coding sequence ATGGATGTGGCAATTACCGGCTCAACCGGTCACGTCGGCGCGGGCCTTGTACGCGCCGTCCTCGACCAGAAAAGATCGGTCCGGGTCCTGGTGCGCAAAGACCTTCGGGGAATTAACGGCCTTGATGTCGAGACCATTGACGGCGACGTATTGGACCTCGATTCCCTGATGAAACTGACGAAGGGCGTCAGCACCGTTTTTCACGCCGCGGCGAAAATATCAATAGTAGGTTCCGAAGGCGGCGCCGTTGAAAAGATAAACGTCGGCGGTGTCCGCAATATCGTCGAGGCTTGCCTCCGCAACAAGGTCAAACGCCTTATCCATTTCAGCTCCATCCATGCCTATTCCTCCGATCCCTACGACGAGGAGATCAATGAAACAAGGGCCCTCGCCCTCGGCCAAGAACAGTTTCCCTATGATAGGTCAAAGGCCATGGGCCAGCTTGAGGCCCTTAAATCCGTCGATCGGGGATTGCACACGGTCGTCATCAATCCCACGGCGGTGCTCGGCCCGTTCGATTTCAAGCCCTCACGCATGGGAGAGGTCCTGCTCGACATATACCACTGCAAGTACCCCGCCCTTATCGATGGAGGCTACAACTGGGTTGATTCACGGGACGTCATAGCCTGCGCCCTCGCCGCGGAAAAAAAAGGAAAGGCCGGGCAAAACTACCTCGCGAGCGGCCACTGGTACCACGTGTGCGACATCGCCAGGATCATCTCGGACATGTACTGCAAAAAGACGCCTCGTTTCGCGACACCCGCCTGGATGTGCACCCTGCCCGCGTACTGCGTCCTTGCCGTGGCGAAGGTCCGCAACGTATCTCCCAAGTTTACGCCCATCGCCATTAAAACACTGCAGCGGCACCGCTATATTTCGCACGAAAAGGCGACAAGGGAACTGGGCTATCGGCCCAGGCCGATCGAAGAAACCATACGGGATACGCTGGATTGGTTCAGGAGCCAGGGGATGCTCAAGGCTGAATGCCGCTGA
- a CDS encoding DnaJ domain-containing protein: MLPSCYDKNGNVIDFYTIFNLPGTAAPEQIKSAFRDLIKRYHPDTAAVKSDNLTEKLDLIIRGYRILIDEDLRMEYDRVLFSSRKADERGYAIISKKRIKYSATLGDMLKARLMPKGMKHKDILHNFGQDIEIVITPLEARKGALAYVELPARMTCPLCMGSQAQVRSKCHICNGVGRIHTTSQLEVQIPPHVDDSTFIDVDLIKIRPDKLTSFNLKYLRIKISIMEG, from the coding sequence ATGCTTCCATCCTGCTACGATAAAAACGGCAATGTAATAGATTTTTACACCATATTCAATCTCCCCGGCACTGCCGCGCCCGAGCAGATCAAATCGGCGTTCCGGGACCTGATCAAGCGGTATCATCCCGATACCGCCGCCGTTAAATCCGACAACCTCACCGAAAAGCTCGATCTCATCATTCGGGGTTACAGGATACTCATCGACGAGGACCTCCGAATGGAATATGATCGCGTCCTCTTCAGCAGCAGAAAGGCCGATGAACGCGGGTACGCCATAATATCCAAAAAACGGATAAAGTATTCAGCGACCCTGGGAGACATGCTTAAAGCCAGGCTCATGCCGAAAGGAATGAAGCATAAGGATATCCTCCACAATTTCGGGCAGGATATCGAGATAGTCATCACTCCCCTTGAAGCGCGCAAGGGCGCCCTTGCCTACGTCGAGCTGCCGGCCCGCATGACCTGTCCCCTCTGTATGGGCAGCCAGGCGCAGGTCCGGTCAAAATGCCACATCTGCAACGGCGTCGGCAGGATCCACACCACGTCCCAACTGGAGGTGCAGATCCCTCCCCATGTGGATGATTCGACCTTCATTGACGTGGATCTGATCAAGATACGGCCTGACAAATTGACATCATTTAACCTTAAATATCTCAGGATCAAGATCAGCATCATGGAAGGTTGA
- a CDS encoding DUF2804 domain-containing protein, which translates to MQHEITAPLELIDDNGHLVKEGWARKPYWRYDRNRIQAPWHRIKEWDYYAILSHDKQYGIGLTIADLSYLSLCALCWLDFKNDVCVQYDSMGLLTRGKIGFPSSSESGDVAFRDAKIDMKYIVKDGARRIIISAPKFQLPDGSRDLSADITLAQDPAMDTMVIATSWKENRKAFYYNQKVNCMPAHGTVTIGSKSYFFSPKTDFGCLDWGRGYWTYRNRWYWGSASGLIKGVPFGWNIGYGFSDRSPASENMLFYRGVAHKLQDVAFHIDAKDYMKPWRFTSNDGRFELDFKPLMDRSSSLNLLVMKSIQHQVFGLFNGQVTLDDGTRLQVENFLGFAEDVLNWW; encoded by the coding sequence ATGCAACATGAAATAACCGCGCCCCTGGAGCTCATTGACGACAATGGCCATCTCGTGAAAGAGGGATGGGCGAGAAAACCGTACTGGCGGTATGACCGGAACAGGATCCAGGCCCCGTGGCACCGCATAAAGGAATGGGACTATTATGCCATACTGTCCCATGACAAGCAGTACGGGATAGGCCTCACCATCGCGGACCTGAGCTACCTGTCCCTGTGCGCGCTCTGCTGGCTTGATTTCAAAAATGATGTCTGCGTACAGTACGATTCCATGGGTCTGCTGACGCGGGGCAAAATAGGTTTCCCTTCATCATCTGAAAGCGGCGACGTGGCGTTCCGTGACGCCAAGATCGACATGAAATACATTGTCAAGGACGGCGCCAGGAGGATTATCATCTCGGCGCCGAAATTTCAGCTTCCCGACGGCTCGCGGGACCTTTCGGCGGACATAACCCTTGCGCAGGATCCGGCCATGGACACCATGGTCATCGCCACGTCCTGGAAAGAAAACAGGAAGGCCTTTTATTACAACCAGAAGGTCAATTGCATGCCGGCCCACGGGACGGTGACCATCGGCAGCAAATCGTACTTCTTTTCCCCAAAAACTGATTTCGGCTGCCTGGACTGGGGGCGGGGCTACTGGACCTATCGTAACCGCTGGTACTGGGGATCGGCTTCAGGCCTCATAAAGGGCGTCCCCTTTGGATGGAACATCGGCTACGGTTTCAGCGACAGGTCACCGGCATCCGAGAACATGCTGTTTTACAGGGGCGTGGCCCACAAGCTTCAGGATGTTGCTTTCCACATCGACGCAAAGGACTACATGAAGCCGTGGAGGTTTACGAGCAATGACGGCCGCTTTGAGCTTGATTTCAAGCCGCTCATGGACCGTTCCAGCTCCCTGAACCTTCTCGTAATGAAATCGATACAGCACCAGGTCTTCGGCCTGTTCAACGGCCAGGTCACCCTTGATGACGGCACCCGTCTCCAGGTGGAGAATTTTCTTGGCTTCGCGGAGGATGTGCTGAACTGGTGGTAG
- a CDS encoding FAD-dependent oxidoreductase — protein MARYLIIGGVAGGATTAARLRRRDENAEIIIFERGGHVSYANCGLPYYLGGVIPDRNRLFVQTPAGFKKRFNIDVRVGTEVTAISRENKTITVKDLGTGKITSEPYDKLVLSPGAEPVRPPIPGIDSEGIFTLRNVSDTDNIKRYLNDKKPTSAVIVGGGFIGLEMAKNLRNLAMKVTVVEMADQVMANLDYEIASEVHQHLTVHGVELLLKDGVKSFEKTKDSIVTRLGSGREVAAAMVILSIGVRPDTKLARESGLDIGQRGGISVNEYLQTSDPDIYAVGDAIEFRHPLTEQSTITFLAGPANKQGRIAADNIVNGNRKAYTGSIATAVAKIFDLTVASTGASEKLLKSAGIPYVASITHSASHATYYPGAVQMSMKLLFSPDIGVVLGAQIAGFDGVDKRIDVISSVIGSGGTVEDLTEFDHAYAPPYSSAKDPVNIAGFVAENILVGLAHIIHWHELRGLDQSDTMLIDVRTPGEFQGGTIPGAVNIPVDDLRERLGSIPKDKKIVIFCAVGLRGYVAGRMMLQSGFTSVRNLSGGYKTYSLAMGSLNALGGTCC, from the coding sequence ATGGCACGGTATCTTATCATCGGCGGCGTAGCGGGCGGCGCCACGACGGCGGCGCGGCTCCGCCGCAGGGACGAAAACGCAGAGATCATTATCTTCGAGCGGGGCGGTCACGTTTCATACGCCAACTGCGGCCTCCCCTATTACCTTGGCGGCGTCATTCCAGACCGGAACCGCCTCTTCGTCCAGACTCCAGCCGGCTTCAAGAAACGATTCAATATTGATGTACGCGTCGGCACCGAAGTCACCGCCATCAGCCGCGAGAATAAGACCATCACCGTAAAGGATCTTGGCACCGGTAAAATTACCAGCGAGCCCTATGACAAGCTTGTCTTATCCCCCGGCGCAGAACCGGTGCGCCCCCCCATACCCGGCATAGATAGCGAGGGAATCTTCACCCTCCGCAACGTATCGGACACCGACAATATTAAACGCTATCTCAATGACAAGAAACCAACTTCGGCCGTGATCGTGGGAGGCGGGTTTATCGGCCTCGAGATGGCGAAAAACCTCCGCAACCTCGCCATGAAGGTCACCGTTGTCGAGATGGCGGACCAGGTGATGGCGAACCTTGACTATGAGATAGCCTCCGAGGTGCACCAGCACCTGACGGTACATGGCGTGGAACTGCTGCTGAAAGACGGGGTGAAATCCTTCGAAAAAACGAAAGATTCCATCGTCACCCGCCTCGGGAGCGGACGCGAGGTGGCTGCCGCCATGGTCATTTTATCAATCGGAGTCCGTCCTGACACGAAACTCGCCCGTGAATCCGGACTTGACATCGGACAGCGCGGCGGGATCTCGGTCAATGAATACCTGCAAACCTCCGATCCCGATATATACGCCGTGGGAGACGCCATTGAATTCAGGCATCCCCTGACCGAACAGAGCACCATCACCTTCCTGGCCGGACCGGCCAACAAGCAGGGGCGCATAGCCGCCGACAATATCGTGAACGGCAACAGGAAGGCCTATACCGGCAGCATTGCCACCGCCGTTGCGAAGATCTTCGATCTCACGGTCGCGTCCACCGGCGCCTCTGAGAAGCTATTAAAATCAGCGGGCATTCCCTATGTTGCGTCGATAACCCACAGCGCATCCCACGCCACTTATTATCCCGGCGCGGTCCAGATGTCGATGAAGCTCCTGTTTTCGCCTGATATCGGCGTCGTCCTGGGCGCCCAGATCGCCGGCTTTGACGGGGTTGACAAGAGGATCGATGTCATCTCCTCGGTCATCGGCTCGGGCGGCACGGTGGAGGACCTCACCGAATTCGACCATGCCTACGCGCCGCCCTATTCGTCGGCCAAAGACCCGGTCAACATAGCCGGCTTTGTCGCGGAAAACATCCTGGTGGGCCTTGCCCATATCATCCACTGGCACGAGCTCCGGGGCCTCGACCAGTCAGACACGATGCTTATCGATGTACGCACGCCCGGCGAGTTCCAGGGAGGGACAATCCCCGGCGCCGTCAATATACCGGTCGACGACCTGCGGGAGCGTCTCGGGTCGATCCCGAAGGACAAGAAGATCGTCATTTTTTGCGCCGTGGGCCTCCGGGGATATGTGGCCGGCAGGATGATGCTCCAGAGCGGTTTTACCAGCGTACGCAACCTTTCAGGCGGATATAAAACGTATTCTCTTGCCATGGGATCGTTGAACGCCCTTGGAGGAACCTGCTGCTGA
- a CDS encoding cytidylate kinase-like family protein translates to MKEIFSIDSAISYQESNWKTRKKTVDMTGSNALPFLTISREYGCLGYRVGVAVADIFNTKYHNEPRWTVFDRGILDHLMKDMNISRNLAETLTDRARDSMDYFFKTTFEKYPPEALVYKKLVETIRIIAANGHAVIIGRVGNVITRDLHLGYHVRLLASKEKKIDNITEQFKVSRNEAKDILAKKGEEREQFILKRLTVDMNNPSIYNLVINTSELSIEDTASLILKGMECSGIIKI, encoded by the coding sequence ATGAAAGAGATTTTTTCGATCGACAGCGCGATTTCATACCAGGAAAGCAACTGGAAAACAAGGAAAAAGACCGTTGATATGACCGGCAGCAACGCCCTGCCGTTCCTGACGATATCCCGGGAATACGGGTGTCTCGGATATCGCGTCGGCGTGGCTGTTGCGGACATATTCAACACCAAATACCATAACGAGCCCCGGTGGACGGTGTTTGACCGCGGGATTCTTGATCATCTCATGAAGGATATGAATATTTCCCGCAACCTCGCGGAGACCCTGACGGACAGGGCCCGTGATTCAATGGATTATTTTTTCAAGACAACCTTTGAAAAGTATCCTCCTGAAGCCCTTGTTTACAAGAAGCTCGTTGAAACGATAAGGATAATTGCCGCAAACGGTCATGCCGTCATCATAGGCCGGGTCGGCAATGTGATAACCCGGGACCTGCACCTCGGCTATCATGTGCGTCTCCTCGCGTCGAAGGAGAAAAAGATAGATAATATCACCGAGCAGTTTAAAGTGAGCAGGAACGAGGCAAAGGATATACTGGCAAAAAAAGGCGAAGAGCGGGAGCAATTCATACTCAAACGGCTTACGGTTGACATGAACAATCCCTCCATATACAATCTGGTCATCAACACGAGCGAATTATCCATTGAAGACACCGCATCATTGATACTCAAGGGCATGGAATGCTCCGGGATAATAAAGATCTGA
- a CDS encoding cysteine synthase family protein, which produces MSVLDAIGNTPMVEMTRIWSPKDTGIRILAKLEGSNPGGSVKDRPAYYMIKKGVESGELTKDKIILEPTSGNTGIGMAMIASAMGYRIKLTMPACVSEERRSILIAMGAELELTPGCDKTDGAITRAHHIIEHFHEQYFMPNQFGNPANWLAHYETTAPEIVRDTKGEVDAFVAGMGTTGTLMGCSRYFRERNPRTKVVGVEPTLNHRIQGLKNMNESIIPAIYDPKLLDVKLECTDDDAFDTTRNLALMEGLFCGMSSGAAMWGAMTVAKDMPRGSTIVVLFPDRGDRYLSTEVFRSVCAICPP; this is translated from the coding sequence ATTAGCGTTTTAGATGCAATAGGCAACACCCCGATGGTTGAAATGACCAGGATTTGGTCTCCCAAAGATACGGGCATAAGAATACTGGCGAAGCTCGAAGGGTCCAATCCCGGCGGCTCGGTGAAAGACCGGCCCGCTTATTATATGATAAAAAAGGGGGTCGAATCGGGAGAGCTCACAAAGGATAAGATTATCCTGGAGCCCACCTCGGGTAATACCGGCATCGGCATGGCGATGATCGCGTCCGCCATGGGGTACCGGATCAAGCTCACCATGCCTGCCTGTGTCAGCGAGGAACGCCGCTCCATACTTATCGCCATGGGAGCCGAGCTGGAGCTAACCCCCGGGTGCGACAAGACGGACGGCGCCATAACAAGGGCCCACCATATCATAGAACATTTTCACGAACAGTATTTTATGCCGAACCAGTTCGGAAATCCCGCAAACTGGCTGGCCCATTACGAGACTACGGCGCCGGAGATCGTCAGGGACACCAAGGGAGAGGTGGACGCCTTCGTTGCCGGCATGGGGACGACCGGCACCCTCATGGGATGCTCGCGATATTTCAGGGAGCGCAATCCCCGCACGAAGGTCGTGGGCGTTGAACCGACACTGAATCATCGGATCCAGGGACTCAAGAACATGAATGAATCGATCATTCCCGCCATATATGACCCGAAGCTCCTTGATGTGAAACTGGAATGCACCGACGATGACGCCTTTGACACTACGAGAAACCTGGCGCTCATGGAGGGCCTTTTCTGCGGCATGTCAAGCGGCGCCGCCATGTGGGGCGCCATGACGGTGGCAAAAGACATGCCCCGTGGTTCCACCATCGTGGTTCTCTTCCCGGATCGCGGAGACAGGTACCTCTCGACGGAAGTGTTCAGGTCGGTGTGCGCCATCTGCCCGCCCTGA
- a CDS encoding serine acetyltransferase: MKCGIGARNGRLTEDFINDIVGDLCRPESYEAVYHRTYHDFPMPSVESLREFVDLMKSILFPGYFVNSDVKPETMKFYIGSALDMVYRHLAEQVKRGFCFSCAEAGETDHDCEDCERRSKDVSKKFLLTLPRLRRLLTLDARAAFKGDPAAKGVGETIFCYPSLSALANHRVAHELYCLEVPLIPRIISEMAHSETGIDIHPGARIGESFFIDHGTGTVIGETAVIGANVRIYQGVTLGAKSFPLDENGNPIKGIPRHPIVEDDVIIYSGATILGRVTIGKGAEIGGNVWLTRDVAPGAKIMQGKAEEFLFGDGLGI; the protein is encoded by the coding sequence ATGAAATGCGGGATCGGCGCGCGTAACGGCAGGCTCACAGAAGATTTTATCAATGACATTGTCGGCGATCTCTGCAGGCCTGAATCCTACGAAGCCGTATACCATCGCACCTACCATGATTTTCCCATGCCGTCGGTGGAAAGCCTCAGGGAATTCGTCGATCTGATGAAGTCGATATTGTTCCCGGGGTATTTCGTCAATTCCGACGTGAAGCCCGAGACCATGAAGTTCTATATCGGGTCGGCCCTTGACATGGTCTATCGCCACCTGGCGGAACAGGTGAAGCGGGGGTTCTGCTTTTCCTGCGCAGAGGCCGGCGAGACGGACCATGACTGCGAAGATTGCGAGAGAAGATCGAAAGATGTTTCAAAGAAATTCCTGCTTACCCTTCCTCGTTTGCGGAGATTGCTTACCCTGGATGCCCGGGCTGCCTTCAAGGGAGATCCGGCGGCCAAAGGCGTCGGTGAGACCATATTCTGCTATCCAAGCCTGTCCGCGCTGGCGAACCACCGCGTCGCCCATGAACTGTATTGCCTCGAAGTCCCTCTTATACCGAGGATTATTTCCGAGATGGCCCATTCCGAAACGGGTATAGACATCCACCCCGGCGCCAGGATCGGAGAATCATTCTTCATAGACCATGGCACCGGGACGGTCATAGGCGAAACTGCGGTGATCGGCGCAAACGTGAGGATCTACCAGGGAGTGACCCTGGGCGCGAAAAGCTTTCCCCTTGACGAAAATGGAAATCCGATCAAGGGGATTCCCCGCCATCCCATCGTGGAAGACGACGTCATAATCTATTCCGGCGCTACCATACTGGGGCGCGTCACGATCGGGAAAGGGGCGGAGATCGGGGGCAACGTGTGGCTCACCAGGGATGTCGCCCCGGGGGCGAAGATAATGCAGGGTAAGGCCGAGGAATTCCTCTTCGGGGATGGACTCGGCATTTAG